ATAGGATTTATAGTGAACACATGTACATGTTAAAAAAAAGGGACAGTGCCACAGTAGACTACAGACTACAGAGGGTTATGCAAAATTTGAATACAACCAATTTTGCTGTATTACTATGTCATGAGCATAAAATGGCAACAATTAAATTTTCATATTTATTCCACAAGAAATTACATGAAATGAATTTATGATCTATTGTGAACGAAAAATAATGAAAACAGAAGCTTGGCAGACTAAATAATATTCTCTTTGCACACACAATGTGAATTTTAAGATACATACCCTTTTCAGGGCAGAAAAGGCTTTCTTCCGCATCAATGTATCTGGGGCAGCTATCATGACTCTTTCAATGGCCTGTGGAAATACTTATAATGTTAATACAATATTTGCGAATATATCAACTCATCTCTAAGAAAGTGCAAACATTACCTTGAGTGTGGCAAAAATTTGAGTGGAATATGGGAAATCTACATGATCGTTGGTTTCCTCACTACACTTATCATCAACTAGAGTCAACAATAAGTCCAGACTGTGAGATTTGATTGCCCATGAGTAATTAACTGAAGACAAGACGTATCTAAACATGTTAATTGCTTCCCATTTCCTAATACAATTGTCTTGAACTTCTTTCAGAGCTGATTCAAACTCTGCTCCAGCATATTTTGACATGTCATCATGCATAGATGTCCACACAACTGTAAGAGAGCTCAAGAATGTGACCAAACAGCTTCTAAATAATAGTGGAAGTGATGTGATAGGAAAGATTATCAAACCTACAAGACTTGCACCGTCCATAGCAGAAGAAAAGCAGTCCAGAAAATTGTCGTCCTCTTCTACATCATTTCACAGACATATGCATCAGTTAGCAATGAAGCAAACATAATATACAACTATTCCAAGGAACCAGAAAAATGGGAATAATTTGGATGAGTCACCTTTAGAAAGCTTAGTGGTGGTTGAGGTCACATCATTACCAGTTAAAAGACCCAAATAGGTGAAGCCGCAAAACATAAGAAATTTAGAATATTGAAGAACAACTGAACCACAAGTAGATAGAATATTCTGATGTTTGCTTTCTGATGATACAAGAGCCTGCAAAAGAGCCTTGTATATCAAAGTGATGAACATACATGGATATTCTAGAAATAACATCCATTTTGTACTCACTATGTTTTGAAGGGCGTATAGACCAAGTATAGAACATAACTCTTCCTTCCTGTGGTTTACCTTTTAGTGAACAAAAAAAAACTCAGAATCAATAGAACAAATGAGATGGTCAACAGAATTGTATTTAAATCAACAAACCATTGTTTTGCACATTTCTTGTATAGCATTGCCAATACGGAGGGCTGCACTGAACAGATCAACAGTACTCATTCTATGTTCCCCATCATATTCTGATAAATTAGCATGCATAACTCGAAGGATGGCAGGAAGTACGACCTTTACTTGCTCAATATGTCTCCTCTGAATCAAAGTAAGCGCTAGTCGAAAGAACAATTAGctatcaagaactcaaatccatatGATGTTAATCAGTAAAAAAAATAGACGGCAGGTGTGCAACATATCTctagcatgtactccctccattcctgaaAAGTAGGCATAATTTTCTTTTGTCAAAATTCCTGGAAAGAAGGAGCAAGGGTAGTTTAGCACTAGGCCTCCCAAAAATACCCCTTCTCTATAATTTGTGCACTGGTGGACTAAACAATGGATGTAATTATCACTGCTCGTCAATCAGCCGTACATGGCCATGGTTCGATGAGGAGACGCTAAGTGTCCAGCCAGGATAATCTACAAATGATCTTGCTCATTAATGAGGGCTAGGTAAGATGGGAAACAATTCAGATGCACAGCACCTCCATGATCTTAGCAAAACAAAAAATTACGCCTTGTTCCTGGAGTGGAGGGAGTATATATCTAACCTATCCTATGTACAGACAGAATGTAAGGAGGGTATCAGACTGAAGTTTCAAGGCAAGAAACTGTTGCCAATTAGCAGAACAAATAATTAATGTGGAATCTGTAGAAGTGTTAATATAAGATAATGTACATACTGCTGGCAAGCCCATCTAGTAGAATAACAAGGTATGCTGATCCATTAAATGCCACTGGTGTATCTAATGCCTGCATCAACATAAAGGTAATAGTATGAACAAAATGGGTGAGCAGGTAACAGTAAAGAACTGAGCATCAGCTAGAGAGAAAGAAAAGGATGATGATATTAGCATTTTGAGAATATGAGAAGCTGCTTAAGAATGACTGGGTGCTAAAGCCCAGTGCACCAGATACTTCATAGATCTGGACACACAGCATCAATTCATAACCAAAGAGTTTAAAATTACCAGTGTCTCTTTAAGGAAAAGAAAAAACATATAAAGCAATCATCTCAGAGCCCAGGCAGATATCAATCACATAAGTGCAGAAATCAGCATAGGCACAAAATTAAACACAGAATAGCTACGCCAAAATTTCACTCCCTTACAAAATCTACAGTCAGAACTTAGATTAAGTTTGTGCAGTGATGCTCCTACTTATCCCCCCCCCCCAACCTTTtacaaacatataatcttccattgAAAGGGTAAAAGGAGCTTCAAGTTTCCAAGTGTGGGAACTGCTTATTTATTAATTACGGAACTGACCTCGCAGAGGATGCAGAGCATGTCCCTTGGGCTGCAATTCGATGCAAAGAACTCAATGATTGCTCTGGCAATGTCCCGGCAATTCCCCATCCGAGCACCCAGCTTCGCCACTGGCTTGGGAAGCTCTAGAGACAGCGCGTCAATGGCCATCTATCACAGCATAGCAGCGGAATCAGGAGGATAAAACGGAACGCAATTTCAGCGGCCGAAGACAAGAACAGTCGAAGGCACCGTGGCACTCTGTCGGACCTGATTCGAGGACGGGCGCGAGAGGAACGCGTGGACCTCGCGGAGCATCTGCTCGGAGAGCGCGGCGGACGCGTCGGCATCGGACGGGCTGAGGATCTcggcgacggcggcagcggctGCGTCGGAGGAGGCGGTGTCGCCGGACTCGAACGCCTGGAGCAGGGCAGGAGCTTACGGTTTGGGGGGGAGGCGTGGAGAAGTGCCGAGTTCGAGATGATTAGTTGGGCGACCAGTTACCTCGGAGAGGGCGGCGAGTGCTTCCCGTAGGCGCGTGAGGGTTGGGCTGGAGGAGGGTGAGTCGCCGTCGGCGACgtccacggcggcggcggagggttcGTCCCTCGCCATGGAAGCTGCCGTGGGTGGGTTGGAAGGTGCAGTGGAGGTACGGCTGGGCCTGGGGTTGTCTGGTTACCGATCCGGGTTGGGCTCAACCAGGCCTATTCCTCAACTTGGGCTGCCTCGCGTCCAAAATCGCGCAGTTATCGCCTTTTCACTTTCCATGGGCCGTACGTGCTGGGCCCAAAATGTGCCCAATACGAAACGACATCGTTGCAGAGTTCGCGCAGGAAATCGATCATGGCACCGCAGGGATCGGATTCCAAACCCGAGTCGAGCAAACGCAGAGCTCACGGCCACGTACGCGCTTCCATCTATATATAGTCCACACGGTCCCATCGATCTCAACTCTCAAGCAACCTAGAAGCTAGAGAGATCGAAGCTGTATCTAAAGCTTCGTCGAGGACCCAAGTCTTGTACCTCGCCTTTGAGAAaagatgcagatcttcgtgaagaccctgacgGGGAAGACGATCACGCTGGAGGTGGAGAGCAg
This portion of the Triticum dicoccoides isolate Atlit2015 ecotype Zavitan chromosome 7A, WEW_v2.0, whole genome shotgun sequence genome encodes:
- the LOC119329305 gene encoding aberrant root formation protein 4-like isoform X2 codes for the protein MARDEPSAAAVDVADGDSPSSSPTLTRLREALAALSEAFESGDTASSDAAAAAVAEILSPSDADASAALSEQMLREVHAFLSRPSSNQMAIDALSLELPKPVAKLGARMGNCRDIARAIIEFFASNCSPRDMLCILCEALDTPVAFNGSAYLVILLDGLASTLRIGNAIQEMCKTMVNHRKEELCSILGLYALQNIALVSSESKHQNILSTCGSVVLQYSKFLMFCGFTYLGLLTGNDVTSTTTKLSKEEDDNFLDCFSSAMDGASLVVVWTSMHDDMSKYAGAEFESALKEVQDNCIRKWEAINMFRYVLSSVNYSWAIKSHSLDLLLTLVDDKCSEETNDHVDFPYSTQIFATLKAIERVMIAAPDTLMRKKAFSALKRVISAVPSTQRFDILQALIENSMFPSLTAILLDLVKNEVSRESRRADQVNGSDRSQDAGESPPWASQVLELVELILRPPEGGPPCLRDHSEEVLSALNLLRLILIIDSRGSRSAKMLRDEKIRAVYSEWLIPLRLIITGIQSELEKGGGEDENQMLCLLNPVQFVLHRCIELVEEKKMKGL
- the LOC119329305 gene encoding aberrant root formation protein 4-like isoform X1; translation: MARDEPSAAAVDVADGDSPSSSPTLTRLREALAALSEAFESGDTASSDAAAAAVAEILSPSDADASAALSEQMLREVHAFLSRPSSNQMAIDALSLELPKPVAKLGARMGNCRDIARAIIEFFASNCSPRDMLCILCEALDTPVAFNGSAYLVILLDGLASTLTLIQRRHIEQVKVVLPAILRVMHANLSEYDGEHRMSTVDLFSAALRIGNAIQEMCKTMVNHRKEELCSILGLYALQNIALVSSESKHQNILSTCGSVVLQYSKFLMFCGFTYLGLLTGNDVTSTTTKLSKEEDDNFLDCFSSAMDGASLVVVWTSMHDDMSKYAGAEFESALKEVQDNCIRKWEAINMFRYVLSSVNYSWAIKSHSLDLLLTLVDDKCSEETNDHVDFPYSTQIFATLKAIERVMIAAPDTLMRKKAFSALKRVISAVPSTQRFDILQALIENSMFPSLTAILLDLVKNEVSRESRRADQVNGSDRSQDAGESPPWASQVLELVELILRPPEGGPPCLRDHSEEVLSALNLLRLILIIDSRGSRSAKMLRDEKIRAVYSEWLIPLRLIITGIQSELEKGGGEDENQMLCLLNPVQFVLHRCIELVEEKKMKGL